In Nicotiana tabacum cultivar K326 chromosome 19, ASM71507v2, whole genome shotgun sequence, one DNA window encodes the following:
- the LOC142173442 gene encoding uncharacterized protein LOC142173442 — MDEFYFTRKSKRKSSNICYSQHLCVEILCVVIDVQLQELNDHYDVMGNDLLLGMASINPVNSFSNFDKGRKMTLAKCYPNEFDEVQTRDLSYQLDTFRIHMRGGNAKFSNLQGINDLVKALVEANLVETYSYVYLLLKLTLILHIYTATVERAFSSMKQTKNEERNSMGD; from the coding sequence ATGGATGAGTTTTATTTTACTAGAAAGTCAAAGCGTAAGTCTTCTAATATCTGTTATTCGCAGCACTTGTGTGTTGAAATCCTTTGTGTTGTGATTGATGTGCAACTTCAAGAGCTTAATGATCATTATGATGTAATGGGTAATGATTTGCTTCTCGGGATGGCTAGCATAAATCCAGtcaattctttttctaattttgaTAAAGGTAGAAAAATGACTTTAGCAAAGTGTTATCCAAATGAGTTTGATGAAGTACAGACTCGGGATTTGAGTTATCAACTCGATACTTTCAGAATTCATATGCGAGGTGGTAATGCCAAGTTCTCCAACCTGCAAGGAATTAATGATTTGGTAAAAGCATTGGTTGAGGCAAATCTTGTAGAGACTTATTCATATGTTTACTTACTTTTGAAGTTGACTTTGATTTTACATATTTATACCGCAACTGTGGAGAGAGCATTTTCATCCATGAAGCAAACAAAGAATGAAGAGCGGAATAGCATGGGTGattaa